From one Henningerozyma blattae CBS 6284 chromosome 1, complete genome genomic stretch:
- the SYM1 gene encoding ethanol metabolism protein (similar to Saccharomyces cerevisiae SYM1 (YLR251W); ancestral locus Anc_1.384) — MASRFTSRVWTAYQQSLATKPFITNAWTTSGLFAAGDCLAQALGQAQEKPLDKKPPVQSPISTDSKLIPLRWDWQRTCRAGLYGTLFSPLGTWWYGVLARITWSSGWRTLTVRVAVDQLMFAPFGVCLYYSVMALLEGHGIHGAMGRVHVRAWNTLKANWSIWPLFQAVNLSMVPLQNRLLTANLVALCWNAYLSGHNAMR, encoded by the coding sequence ATGGCGTCTCGATTCACTAGCCGTGTGTGGACGGCATACCAGCAAAGTTTGGCTACCAAACCGTTTATCACCAACGCATGGACCACTTCTGGCCTGTTTGCCGCTGGAGACTGTCTTGCACAAGCCCTAGGGCAAGCTCAGGAGAAACCCCTGGATAAAAAACCACCGGTACAATCTCCAATATCTACAGATTCGAAACTCATACCTCTGCGATGGGATTGGCAACGGACATGTCGTGCAGGCCTCTATGGAACTCTCTTTTCACCCCTGGGCACGTGGTGGTACGGCGTGCTAGCACGTATCACGTGGTCCAGCGGATGGCGTACTCTGACAGTACGTGTTGCTGTAGACCAGTTAATGTTTGCTCCCTTTGGGGTATGTTTGTATTACTCGGTAATGGCCTTGTTGGAAGGTCATGGGATCCACGGAGCCATGGGGCGCGTTCATGTTCGTGCTTGGAACACTCTAAAGGCTAACTGGAGCATATGGCCATTATTCCAAGCCGTGAATTTAAGTATGGTCCCACTACAGAATAGACTATTGACAGCAAACCTTGTTGCCTTGTGTTGGAATGCATACTTGTCAGGACACAATGCGATGCGTTGA
- the HAP1 gene encoding Hap1p (similar to Saccharomyces cerevisiae HAP1 (YLR256W); ancestral locus Anc_1.380), with product MFPNSSAPTFSTRQFPNSTINNASNTASNTANHSANNNANSKANININNNNNNNNNNNNNNNNNNNNNTHSNINANTNTSTNTNTSNSSTSTTTSTPNHSTSNSSKPKRKRNRIPLSCTICRKRKVKCDKKRPHCNQCTKTGVSHLCHYMEQTWAEEAERDLLKELELKKLKDHVKSLEDQLAKLHSTITTTKTVSPKLTPAPSAHSNDELDLTRNFDMLHLKSNGTIHLGPTHWLAIMKGDPYLKLIWKQIFVIRERYTKYLHSSHPAVPPLPAPASVPTPTSVPTPAPAPTSASSILPYNALPLPERNSTTQLNLPRPTATPSATTTTATTTTNNNNNNTTTTTTTTTTANGTTANTTTTNTAPPQPPILRCPVTGLTSANNPHLAMPPLPPTKKLTTQNKKVFQGMPQLTNDQIIKKICALLPPKHIIIQLVDLFFDHLYPVIPIIDELSFKSNISSICNFKHWNTPQAGPPPATSAHPSSPSPNSPSPAAISMEKLKKLSFNKIKDYSIFGILVIILRLTWLSLPCNRFKNLNFHNLKLPSIQLHSVSPSMQSSSSTSSFSSISSSTPSSSNSSTPLNDDSDLLRYEIPLEVLDLVRKNLIKFDELSTTSNSNVNLTTIQFAIFYKIYLTCCPATPSPNPANTQDNESHQLLLASITQMAFSCGLHRDPDNFPQLNTLSQNNSSASSHQHNSSPSTERFKHTWRKTWYFIVSLDINQSLLLGTPRLLRNLSDISDTKLPSHSKIDYIHDIKELIIVKNFTLFFQIDLIIIAVLNHILNVSVSKNVRKFELDHLILSLNNLTNNNININDIINDLIHSGLLFTTEGKVDTTNFDDSYNLPPMEELLHLYTKSHSDPNDKKFEMPFESTIKALFFDKHLTIRMLLYLLNYILFTFYEPKGNEDPNTIVLAKEYAQQTLNFAMEGYKNCLSFLLNLNKINSTHNFIFNYMELILMPNCLNIGNRSLQFIVCLLLRIKCGPINGTYDYNVFSSTSGSSNNNTSDDDESHSHQSNSLVNENDDTIFINKIDLIEEDSLVLSKKLTNRMNLFFDLTKQISKKYLYATKLMKSTRFFITLLKPNDPTTNLNPKRFPHNKLQNTSYHKNVNLPNFFKKIPFFMMNANSESIKKCPVYQDALGMFNPIDSATPSSNNSSISTSNSSNYTTAPSKLNNSLNYTKLPPIRSYKPITIFNSKSPTPSQDAQNSTKRRRLNEDETSNDPIVKKEQNLELSSQNLETNTTTLPSLQEQMTPDITNLPPAATTTNKNSLLTFDDFNRLNGSLTPIPLPNSTNPPPQQLPNQNQFFINNNASNANTTASNSTNWTPNPNNFDSNFTNTPTSNMNNTNNMNNNFIPDFEDFLLQNSNLNGLVINPSSIAEAVGFGNIDSDNSSNRNDATDFLPIDNTNNIGGLQDFSNNDFFVWE from the coding sequence ATGTTCCCCAATAGTAGTGCTCCTACTTTTAGTACGAGACAGTTTCCTAACTCAACTATAAATAATGCAAGTAATACCGCAAGTAATACTGCAAATCATTCTGCAAACAACAATGCAAATAGTAAagcaaatataaatataaataataataataataataataataataataataataataataataataataataacaataatactcatagtaatattaatgCAAATACTAACACAAGTACCAATACAAACACAAGCAACTCAAGCACAAGTACTACGACCAGTACTCCAAACCATTCCACTTCGAACTCGTCCAAGCCAAAACGAAAACGTAATAGAATCCCCCTGAGTTGTACGATTTGTaggaaaagaaaagtaaaatgTGACAAGAAAAGGCCTCATTGTAATCAGTGTACAAAGACTGGTGTATCTCACTTGTGTCATTACATGGAACAAACATGGGCAGAAGAAGCTGAGCGTGATCTCTTGAAAGAACTAGagttaaagaaattgaaagatCATGTCAAATCCCTAGAAGACCAACTGGCAAAATTGCACTCTACCATCACGACAACAAAGACGGTATCACCGAAACTAACTCCTGCTCCTTCGGCTCATTCAAACGACGAGTTAGATTTGACTAGAAACTTCGATATGCTTCACTTGAAAAGCAACGGGACAATCCATCTGGGTCCCACCCACTGGTTGGCTATTATGAAAGGTGATccatatttgaaattgatttGGAAACAAATCTTTGTAATAAGAGAACGCTATACTAAATACCTTCATTCATCTCACCCTGCAGTGCCTCCTTTGCCTGCACCTGCATCTGTACCTACTCCTACTTCTGTACCTACACCGGCGCCTGCTCCTACTTCTGCTTCTTCTATTTTACCATACAACGCTCTTCCTTTACCGGAAAGAAATTCAACAACGCAATTAAATTTACCTAGACCAACAGCAACACCTTCGGCTACCACGACTACcgctactactactactaataataataataataacacaACCACAACCACAACTACAACTACAACTGCCAATGGTACTACCGCCAATACCACCACCACAAACACTGCCCCACCACAGCCCCCTATATTGCGTTGCCCTGTCACTGGTTTGACTTCTGCAAATAACCCTCATTTAGCAATGCCTCCATTACCACCGACAAAGAAATTAACTActcaaaacaaaaaagtTTTCCAAGGTATGCCACAACTAACAAACGACCAAATCATTAAAAAGATTTGTGCTCTCTTACCGCCAAAACACATCATTATTCAATTGGTAGACCTATTCTTCGATCACTTGTACCCGGTTATACCAATCATCGATGAACTTTCTTTCAAATCTAACATCTCATCgatttgtaattttaaaCATTGGAATACCCCTCAGGCTGGCCCTCCTCCTGCTACATCTGCACACCCTTCTTCTCCTTCTCCAAATTCTCCTTCGCCTGCTGCCATTTCTAtggaaaaattgaagaaattatcttttaataaaattaaagattattcaatttttggCATTCTCGTCATTATTCTTCGTTTAACCTGGCTATCCTTACCTTGTAAtagattcaaaaatttaaatttccaTAATCTGAAATTACCTTCTATTCAGTTACATTCTGTGTCACCATCTATGCAGAGCTCTTCTTCTACTTCTTCCTTCTCTTctatttcatcttcaactccttcttcttcaaattcttctactccattaaatgatgattcAGATTTGTTAAGATATGAAATCCCATTAGAAGTATTAGACTTGGTACGGAAAAATTTGATCAAATTCGATGAATTGTCAACtacttcaaattcaaacgTAAATTTGACGACAATCCAATTTGCAATCTTCTACAAGATTTATCTCACATGCTGTCCAGCTACTCCATCTCCAAACCCAGCAAATACTCAAGATAACGAATCTCATCAATTACTCTTAGCAAGTATCACTCAAATGGCTTTTTCATGTGGGTTACATAGAGATCCAGATAATTTCCCTCAATTGAATACTTTATCTCAAAATAATTCCTCTGCTTCTTCTCATCAACACAATTCTTCACCTTCCACTGAGAGGTTTAAACATACTTGGAGAAAAACTTGGTATTTCATTGTCTCATTAGATATCAATCAATCCCTCTTGTTGGGTACTCCTCGTCTATTAAGAAACTTATCAGATATCAGTGATACAAAATTGCCTTCCCATTCAAAGATTGATTATATTCATGATATTAAAGAACTTATTATTGTAAAGAATTTCACTTTGTTTTTCCAAATTGATTTGATTATCATTGCTGTATTAAATCATATCCTGAACGTTTCTGTTTCTAAAAATGTTCGGAAGTTCGAATTAGATCATTTGATACTTtcattgaataatttaacaaataataacattaatattaatgatatcaTTAACGATTTGATTCATTCAGGTTTATTATTCACCACAGAGGGGAAAGTAGATACCACAAATTTCGATGATTCATATAATTTACCACCAATGGAAGAATTATTACATCTATATACTAAATCACATTCTGAtccaaatgataaaaaatttgaaatgcCTTTTGAATCCACCATTAaagcattattttttgataagCATTTAACAATTAGAATGTTATTAtatcttttgaattatatcTTATTCACATTTTATGAGCCGAAGGGTAATGAAGACCCAAATACAATCGTATTAGCAAAAGAATATGCTCAACAAACTTTGAATTTTGCCATGGAAGGCTATAAGAATTGTTTGtcatttttattgaatttaaacaaaatcaattcaactcataattttattttcaattatatggaattgatattaatgccaaattgtttaaatatAGGGAATAGATCGTTACAATTCATTGTTTGTCTTttattaagaataaaatgTGGTCCAATTAATGGTACTTATGATTACAACGTTTTCTCTTCCACTTCAGGTagttcaaataataatacaagtgatgatgatgaatctCATTCACATCAATCAAACTCTTTggttaatgaaaatgatgatacAATATTCATCAATAAGATAGATCTAATAGAGGAAGACTCACTTGTTCTTTCGAAAAAATTAACGAATAGAATGAATTTGTTTTTCGATTTAACAAAACAAATctcaaaaaaatacttgTATGCTACTAAACTAATGAAATCAACAAGATTCTTCATCACTCTTTTAAAACCTAATGACCCAACtacaaatttaaatccaAAGAGATTTCCTCATAATAAGTTACAGAATACTTCATACCATAAGAATGtaaatttaccaaatttctttaaaaagaTTCCTTTCTTTATGATGAATGCAAATTCAGaaagtattaaaaaatgtcCAGTATATCAAGATGCTTTGGGGATGTTTAATCCAATAGACTCAGCTACTCCATCATCAAATAACTCTTCCATTTCTACTTCGAATTCATCAAATTATACTACTGCGccttcaaaattaaataattcccTCAATTATACCAAACTTCCGCCTATTAGATCATATAAACCAATCAcgatttttaattcaaaatcacCTACTCCTTCTCAAGACGCACAAAATTCTACAAAGAGACGTCGtttaaatgaagatgagACTTCAAACGATCCAATCGTGAAAAAGGAAcaaaatttagaattatctTCACAAAATTTGGAAACTAATACAACCACATTACCATCTTTGCAAGAACAGATGACTCCAGATATTACAAACTTACCACCGGCAGCAACCACTACCAATAAGAATTCATTACTTACGTTTGATGATTTTAATAGGCTAAACGGTTCTTTAACACCTATCCCACTTCCAAATTCAACAAACCCTCCACCTCAGCAGTTACCAAACCAAAAccaattcttcattaataataatgccTCAAATGCAAACACAACTGCATCTAATAGTACTAATTGGACtccaaatccaaataattttgactccaattttacaaatactCCAACCTCAAACATGaacaatacaaataatatgaataataacttCATCCCtgattttgaagatttCCTGCTACaaaattctaatttgaACGGGTTAGTCATTAACCCATCAAGTATTGCAGAAGCTGTGGGATTTGGTAATATAGATTCAGATAATTCTTCGAATAGAAATGACGCTACAGATTTCTTACCAATagataatacaaataatattggcGGACTACAAGATTtctcaaataatgatttttttgtctgggaataa
- the TBLA0A01220 gene encoding ferric reductase family protein (similar to Saccharomyces cerevisiae YGL160W; ancestral locus Anc_1.379), whose translation MKKFTSRVNIRYGYYPFVTSLIFFALLVVSRRLLTIRYARRRFSLVKRYNTRNFFFKFFYELKVLHLSIYLLIPLVISFVVYPVNVPLRKIPGKIYYKRLGRLSYVLASLNLLITLRSNILLKVSKFNYTDMIPLHKWLSRFIFITMFVHSLVYMVVWHIDDIVVKKMFKNKYNLVGFIIFVIFCVLFPLSIRFLRRKYYKLFYMMHHLTLIAFIFLTPYHARPSVLVPYFYFDIAILAIIVIQKLFYSRVKTIIKKVDIPGSNLKLIKLPKFTIFGLNNTNFAPASHLRISPYHILNPLFWMLPTHPFSIASLPGDDTIDLIVKENSNGKIPMMKSLKLKENKRFTITKHFESAVPVSCLNNCENLLIIVGGSGIGYGLPIYRYFQDQNMKMENGDGNRKIKNIRLYWVISNHNDLKVLKYVESLKDYEAEIKRDFHIYITRESPKQVIEYRDSAEVIELEEIHVTGKSDSSVDDCKHEVLEDCKHEVLEDCKNEVLEDCKNEVLEDQVSVENDGLFDISNDTFASVNYNRRPNWNSDFKYLDEFDEFDDVEQIRDNTWILGCGPNGLIKDIKLLANRKNVNYSIESFEF comes from the coding sequence atgaaaaaattcaCCAGTCGAGTTAATATTAGGTATGGCTACTATCCATTTGTTacatcattaattttttttgctttgcTAGTTGTATCTAGAAGGCTTTTAACAATTAGATACGCAAGAAGGAGGTTTAGTCTCGTGAAAAGATATAATActagaaatttttttttcaaattcttttatgAATTAAAGGTATTGCATCTTTCcatttatcttttaatcCCCCTTGTTATATCCTTTGTCGTATATCCAGTTAACGTCCCACTTAGAAAAATCCCAGggaaaatttattacaaaagaCTGGGAAGATTAAGCTATGTTTTAGCCAGtctaaatcttttaattacATTAAgatctaatattttattaaaggTTAGTAAGTTTAATTATACTGATATGATACCTTTGCATAAATGGCTATCaagatttatatttattaccaTGTTCGTTCACAGTCTTGTGTATATGGTCGTATGGCATATTGATGACATTGttgtgaaaaaaatgtttaaaaataaatataaccTAGTTGggtttattatatttgtcATCTTCTGTGTATTATTTCCTTTATCGATTAGGTTTTTAAGAAGAAagtattataaattattttatatgaTGCATCATTTGACATTAATTGCATTTATCTTTCTAACACCCTATCATGCAAGACCATCTGTATTAGTaccatatttttattttgatattgcAATTTTAGCAATAATAGTAATCcaaaaacttttttattctagagttaaaactattattaaaaaagttgACATTCCAGgttcaaatttgaaattaataaaattaccCAAGTTCACTATTTTTGGTCTCAATAACACTAATTTTGCACCAGCCTCACACCTACGTATTTCTCCTTATCATATATTAAATCCATTATTTTGGATGCTACCTACTCATCCCTTTTCTATAGCTTCACTCCCCGGTGATGATACAATAGATTTAATagttaaagaaaattctaACGGGAAAATACCCATGAtgaaatcattaaaattaaaagaaaataagagatttacaattacaaaGCATTTTGAATCTGCTGTACCAGTTAGCtgtttaaataattgtGAAAATTTGCTTATTATTGTTGGGGGTAGTGGTATTGGATATGGGCTACCTATTTATAGATATTTCCAAGatcaaaatatgaaaatggAAAACGGAGATGGTAATaggaaaattaaaaatattagattgTATTGGGTTATTAGTAATCACaatgatttaaaagtattaaaatatgTAGAATCATTGAAGGACTATGAAGCTGAGATTAAGAGAGATTTCcatatttatattactAGAGAAAGCCCTAAACAGGTAATTGAGTATAGAGATTCCGCTGAAGTTATCGAATTGGAAGAGATACATGTGACTGGCAAATCTGATTCAAGTGTTGATGATTGTAAGCATGAAGTATTAGAAGATTGTAAGCATGAAGTATTAGAAGATTGTAAGAATGAAGTATTAGAAGATTGTAAGAACGAGGTTTTAGAAGATCAAGTTAGTGTTGAGAATGACggattatttgatatttctaATGATACATTTGCAAGTGTCAATTATAATAGAAGACCTAATTGGAATTCTGActtcaaatatttggatGAATTCGATGAATTCGATGATGTGGAACAAATTAGGGATAATACATGGATATTAGGATGTGGTCCTAATGgattaattaaagatattaaattattagccAATAGAAAAAATGTTAACTATTCTattgaatcatttgaattttaa
- the TBLA0A01240 gene encoding sugar porter family MFS transporter: MTDVASQHTEIEGSYTPADITDVHSISSGKDAEELKQDYSEEDSEVPEPAIDIPKKPASAYLSVCIMCVMVAFGGYISGWDSGTIGGFESHTDFLARFGSTSGSGKRYLSKVRTGLLTSMFNIGQAIGCFFLGRLGDMYGRRIAIIVASIIFIVGTVIQIASVKAWYQYMIGRIVAGLGCGIIAISSPMLISEVSPKHLRGAMVSCYQLMITMGIFLGYCANYGTKRYDDSTQWRVPLGLQFAWCLFLVGAMLFVPESPRFLIEKGRYEDAKRSIAKSNKVSPDDPAVIMEADEIQAAIDKERAEGEATWGDLLDTQHKILPRVINGIMLLALQQLTGANYFFYYGTLIFKAVGLEDGYETAIVFGVVNFFSTFVALYLVDRFGRRTCLLWGAAGMTCCMVVFASVGVARLWPKGKNGGVTSQGAGNCMICFSCFFIFCFAVSWAPVPFVIISESFPLKVKAKGMALATVSNQMWNFCIGFFTPFITGAINFYYGYVFLGCLVFAWFYVFFFVPETKGLVLEDVNVMWEEGVLPWKSAAWVPPSERSADYDVAAMANDDTPAWKKMFGK; encoded by the coding sequence ATGACTGACGTGGCCTCCCAACACACAGAAATTGAGGGCTCCTATACTCCTGCCGACATCACTGACGTCCACTCCATTAGCTCTGGCAAAGATGCAGAAGAGCTAAAGCAAGACTACAGCGAAGAAGACAGTGAAGTCCCAGAACCAGCTATTGATATTCCTAAGAAACCCGCATCTGCATACCTTTCCGTCTGTATCATGTGTGTCATGGTCGCCTTCGGTGGTTATATTTCCGGTTGGGATTCTGGTACCATTGGTGGTTTCGAATCTCACACTGATTTCTTAGCTAGATTTGGTTCTACCAGTGGCTCTGGTAAGCGTTATTTGTCCAAGGTTAGAACTGGTTTGTTGACTTCCATGTTCAACATCGGTCAAGCCATCGGTTGTTTCTTCTTAGGTCGTTTAGGTGATATGTACGGTCGTCGTATTGCTATTATCGTTGCTTCcatcattttcattgtCGGTACTGTTATTCAAATCGCCTCTGTAAAAGCCTGGTACCAATACATGATTGGTAGAATTGTTGCTGGTTTAGGTTGTGGTATCATTGCCATCTCATCCCCAATGTTGATTTCCGAAGTTTCTCCAAAGCACTTAAGAGGTGCTATGGTCTCCTGTTACCAACTTATGATTACTATGGGTATTTTCTTAGGTTACTGTGCTAATTATGGTACTAAGAGATATGATGACTCTACCCAATGGAGAGTTCCACTAGGTTTGCAATTTGCCTGGTGTTTGTTTTTAGTCGGTGCCATGTTGTTTGTCCCAGAATCTCCAAGATTCTTGATCGAAAAAGGTAGATATGAAGATGCCAAGCGCTCCATTGCCAAGTCCAACAAAGTTTCTCCAGATGATCCAGCTGTTATTATGGAAGCCGATGAAATCCAAGCCGCTATTGACAAAGAAAGAGCCGAGGGTGAAGCTACCTGGGGTGATTTATTGGATACTCAACACAAGATTCTACCAAGAGTTATCAACGGTATTATGCTATTAGCTTTGCAACAATTGACTGGTGCTAACTATTTCTTCTACTATGGTACTTTGATTTTCAAGGCTGTTGGTTTGGAAGATGGTTATGAAACCGCTATTGTTTTCGGTGTTGTTAATTTCTTCTCTACTTTTGTTGCCTTGTACTTAGTTGATAGATTTGGTAGAAGAACATGTTTATTATGGGGTGCCGCTGGTATGACCTGTTGTATGGTTGTCTTCGCCTCTGTTGGTGTCGCCAGATTATGGCCAAAGGGTAAGAACGGTGGTGTCACTTCTCAAGGTGCCGGTAACTGTATGATTTGTTTCTCCtgtttcttcattttctgtTTTGCTGTCTCTTGGGCCCCAGTTCcatttgttattatttctgAATCTTTCCCATTGAAGGTTAAGGCCAAGGGTATGGCTTTAGCTACTGTCTCCAACCAAATGTGGAACTTCTGTATTGGTTTCTTCACTCCATTTATTACTGGTGCTATTAACTTTTACTACGGTTATGTCTTCTTGGGCTGTTTAGTCTTTGCCTGGTTCTACgtctttttctttgttcCAGAAACTAAAGGTTTAGTTTTAGAAGATGTCAACGTTATGTGGGAAGAAGGTGTCTTGCCATGGAAGTCTGCTGCCTGGGTCCCACCATCTGAAAGAAGCGCTGACTACGATGTTGCTGCTATGGCCAATGATGACACTCCTGCATGGAAGAAGATGTTTGGTAAATAA